A window from Temnothorax longispinosus isolate EJ_2023e chromosome 1, Tlon_JGU_v1, whole genome shotgun sequence encodes these proteins:
- the LOC139823359 gene encoding uncharacterized protein isoform X3, which produces MRFTDSILVPRLAQRIGRTLFIFLLLSTEIIAQSLFRSGKEYVYSYNATSSTGVLVPSNAASSWNLNGKLVIQAEDNYVTVQLQSLKMNMYNGDVKEVVEGIDIYDDALELLKPFRLSYNKGLIENFSTEAEPAWATNIKRSIAGILQLDLFNLEKESAFHSTEINHYGKCDIDYVVSPEGETQRLIMKSLDPRICIGHPSRNWSNVPKVQCTDEDQNPILKSSERVYRLKTDGFIHEIISVNASGSIYVQPFQSMGEAHYNLVQQNIELSSVRDTANKIVTNNLQTTVLQHELPEADLTQGRGTPDKSFIFKSISRLLDRLSHRLENPGLDTEIHNLHNTTISVLLYYLGMLDRVDLGKAYTRISGTSYKEETIRNMFLEALPQVGSEESALFILDLIQSNKVSDISAIQLLMRLPFHVRKLDVQLLASLEPLLTLPRKISTKVQNTAILTYGTLIYKTCLVSCPYEMLDDYVRRYLNKFTETTQYEQKMVWLEGLANIQLGRVVEFLEPIASGNNAESRHFRVLAAWASIPTAPLRPDVIYPVYWPILLNRTEHLEMRVAALTLLIVSSPTSNRLISLYWYMQNEPSQHLYNYFYTMLKSIERTTYPCYKRISKIAAQFSRVLREPDREYLTTGNYLVDYQDSLRGFGAMLHGIVIANPSTNIPEVIYVTLNNYASGTHINHVSLYIKAEGIFHSLATSFENPTYIKDILKEFKLDERKKGPVHLEIITRIQEKTVLCVHWNETNIVEGLKYLSSLSDNIYQTYYNMEFHVNQQRINVPLSLESLQVTDFGTNVRLAMTGTSLFSMRGNFTRNFPGRYNHIILRTSVHGIETIENYNPLVDLWHSAERVQSLHGYLPINITLGLDERPFISYDTLGDRLKKGITVHAKTLTSIRGANVRSKLDRVCRSCSVSHTVVKSPSSNLQTVNILNVGLPELGDRLQVKIFDCESLISRETLINDVWSSHRSNYQMWPSIKFALIGLHFLDYFTYVPPKGSCGLAAYIEALKSGPSQTRLEYLKSENRHILSLTHHDLQSSQILHQWNIAVLYEATSWLSDVIKFKATKIVPGERIFKFCVEAERHVPWQWEILSNEPSESSRIKLNVVWGLSDNAKGKCSGSSISLNLIGEISREQLEKSKRTSWPYGECKKESAGKKIVPYTNSCYEVSRELSTLRRYKIFAKYENLPESLSKLVWKMYALYDLIGGNSSIARKSNELAIIAIFPKESNVGELQLNGDKVAIEYNSYYIDLFLTRTRIHKYMEAPLFRMFSSACIITSDSIKSAYNTVYNFVENSEVMLLGQCYDENPRLALTAVNGVYGINVNLTDESGTTRIIADKDKGILSNVTSYIQLQSDYTFHTLGTKKIKMGDKAIDILLPNIFLYMHWTKEHVLLFFPNHMLEFTCGICTLDHPNVDRLYEKL; this is translated from the exons ATGAGGTTCACag ATTCTATTTTAGTACCTAGGCTAGCACAAAGAATAGGAAGAACATTATTCATATTCTTACTTTTAAGTACTGAGATAATTGCGCAAAGTTTATTCAGATCTGgaaaagaatatgtatattcttaCAACGCCACGTCGAGCACTGGTGTGCTGGTACCTTCCAACGCAGCTTCTTCATGGAATCTCAATGGAAAACTCGTAATTCAGGCGGAAGATAACTATGTCACAGTACAG TTGCAATCATTGAAGATGAACATGTATAATGGAGATGTAAAAGAGGTAGTAGAAGGTATCGATATCTATGATGACGCTTTAGAACTTTTGAAACCTTTTCGTTTATCGTACAACAAAGGACTCATCGAAAACTTTAGCACCGAAGCTGAACCTGCATGGGCGACGAATATAAAACGGAGCATAGCTGgaattttacaattagatCTTTTTAATTTGGAAAAGGAGAGCGCATTTCATTCTACCGAA ATAAATCATTATGGAAAATGTGATATTGATTACGTTGTAAGCCCGGAAGGCGAAACTCAGCgtttaataatgaaatcgTTAGATCCTCGGATATGTATTGGGCATCCAAGTCGCAATTGGTCGAACGTTCCTAAAGTACAATGCACTGATGAGGATCAA AATCCCATCTTGAAAAGTAGCGAGAGAGTATATCGATTAAAAACCGATGGATTCATTCACGAAATCATCTCCGTTAATGCATCTGGAAGCATCTACGTGCAACCTTTTCAAAGTATGGGAGAGGCGCACTATAATTTGGTTCA ACAAAATATTGAGTTATCTTCAGTGAGGGATACAGCAAATAAGATAGTTACGAATAATTTACAAACTACAGTCCTTCAACATGAGTTACCAGAAGCGGATCTCACACAGGGTAGAGGGACACcggataaaagttttatttttaaatct ATAAGTCGTTTATTAGATCGTTTAAGCCACAGGCTCGAAAATCCTGGTTTGGATACCGAGATTCATAATCTGCACAACACAACGATATCCGTGCTTCTCTATTATCTCGGTATGTTAGATCGCGTTGATCTAGGAAAAGCCTACACTCGAATCTCGGGAACTAGTTATAAAGAGGAAACGATACG AAACATGTTTCTCGAAGCGCTGCCACAAGTTGGAAGTGAAGAATCTGCGCTTTTTATATTGGATCTTATTCAGAGTAACAAAGTATCGGACATATCTGCGATTCAATTACTTATGCGGCTACCATTTCACGTAAGAAAACTCGATGTTCAACTGCTGGCCAGCCTCGAACCGCTTCTTACCCTCCCAAGGAAAATCTCCACGAAGGTGCAAAATACCGCGATTCTGACCTACGGAACATTAATATACAAAACTTGTCTAGTTTCTTGTCCGTATGAGATGTTAGATGATTACGTACGTCGGTACCTCAATAAATTTACAG AAACTACCCAGTACGAGCAGAAGATGGTCTGGTTGGAAGGTTTGGCAAATATACAGCTGGGTAGAGTTGTTGAGTTCTTAGAGCCTATAGCTAGCGGCAATAATGCTGAATCACGACATTTTCGAGTACTAGCAGCTTGGGCCTCTATTCCCACAGCACCATTGAGGCCCGATGTT atTTATCCTGTGTATTGGCCAATCTTGCTCAATAGAACCGAGCATTTGGAAATGAGAGTCGCTGCGTTAACTTTGCTTATTGTTTCTAGCCCTACATCCAACAGATTGATATCTCTATATTGGTACATGCAAAACGAGCCCAGTCAACActtgtacaattatttttatacgatgCTGAAGTCTATAGAACGCACCACGTACCCTTGTTATAAGCGcat AAGTAAAATCGCAGCCCAATTCAGCCGTGTACTCCGGGAACCAGATAGAGAGTATCTGACTACAGGTAATTACTTGGTTGATTATCAAGATTCCTTAAGAGGATTCGGCGCTATGTTGCACGGCATTGTCATAGCCAACCCTTCTACAAATATTCCTGAAGTAATATACGtgactttaaataattatgctaGTGGAACGCACATTAATCATGTATct TTATATATCAAAGCAGAGGGTATTTTCCACTCATTAGCGACTTCTTTTGAAAATCCGAcgtatataaaagatattttgaagGAATTTAAATTGGATGAGCGCAAAAAAGGTCCTGTgcatttagaaataattacacGTATTCAAGAAAAAACAGTATTGTGCGTTCACTGGAATGAAACAAACATAGTTGAGGGGTTGAAGT aCTTGTCTTCTTTATCggataatatatatcaaacgTATTATAACATGGAGTTTCACGTTAATCAACAACGTATAAATGTGCCGTTATCATTAGAATCATTGCAAGTAACCGATTTCGGTACCAATGTTAGACTCGCAATGACGGGAACGTCGTTGTTTTCAATGAGAGGAAATTTTACGCGCAATTTTCCTGGAcgatataatcatattattttgcg cacATCTGTTCACGGCATTGAAACAATAGAGAATTATAATCCGCTGGTTGATTTGTGGCATAGCGCTGAAAGAGTTCAGTCGCTACACGGATATCTTCCTATTAACATTACACTTGGATTAGACGAACGACCATTTATTTCATACGACACCCTAGGAG ACCGTCTTAAGAAAGGAATTACAGTACACGCTAAAACGCTCACGAGCATTAGAGGTGCCAATGTTCGATCAAAGTTGGATCGAGTTTGTCGTTCATGCTCTGTATCGCACACAGTTGTAAAGTCGCCATCTTCTAATCTGcag ACGGTGAATATTCTTAACGTTGGACTTCCCGAATTGGGTGATCGACTACAAGTAAAGATATTTGATTGCGAAAGCTTGATATCGcgtgaaacattaattaatgacGTTTGGTCTTCTCATCGAAGCAATTATCA AATGTGGCCAAGTATAAAGTTTGCCTTAATTGGACTGCATTTCTTGGATTACTTCACTTATGTGCCACCAAAAGGTAGCTGCGGATTAGCTGCTTATATCGAGGCACTCAAATCTGGACCGTCTCAG ACAAGATTGGAATACTTGAAAAGTGAAAATCgtcatattttatctttgacACATCACGACCTACAATCTTCGCAAATTCTTCATCAATGGAATATAGCTGTATTATACGAAGCCACCAGCTGGTTGTCGGAtgtgattaaatttaaagcgACCAAGATTGTGCCTGGTGAACGCATATTTaag TTTTGCGTAGAGGCCGAAAGACACGTGCCGTGGCAATGGGAGATTTTGAGTAACGAACCGAGTGAATCCtctcgtattaaattaaatgtcgTTTGGGGGCTGTCTGATAATGCGAAAGGAAAATGCAGCGGATCCTCTATATCGTTGAACTTAATTGGTGAAATTAGCAGAGAGCAGCTCGAGAAAAGTAAAAGGACAAGTTGGCCCTACGGTGAATGCAAAAAAGAATCTGCAGGAAAGAAAATCGTTCCTTATACGAATTCTTGCTACGAAGTATCGAGAGAATTATCAACCTTgcgaagatataaaatatttgcaaaatatgaaAAC TTACCAGAGAGTTTGTCCAAGCTAGTCTGGAAAATGTATGCCTTGTACGATCTTATCGGTGGAAATAGCAGTATCGCAAGAAAGTCTAATGAACTCGCGATAATCGCGATTTTTCCGAAAGAATCAAATGTTGGCGAATTGCAACTTAACGGGGACAAAGTTGCAATTGAATACAATTCGTATTACATTGATCTTTTCTTGACACGAACGAGAATTCATAAGTATATGGAAGCACCTTTATTTAGGATGTTTTCTA gCGCATGTATCATAACGTCAGATTCCATAAAATCGGCGTACAACACAGTTTACAATTTCGTTGAAAATAGTGAAGTGATGTTACTCGGGCAATGTTACGACGAAAATCCTCGACTTGCATTAACAGCAGTCAACGGTGTGTATGGGATCAATGTCAATTTAACTGACGAATCAGGAACTACACGGATTATAGCTGACAAGGATAAAGGAATCCTCTCTAATGTTACATCATATATACAATTGCAATCTGATTACACATTTCATACACTAGGGACtaaaaa gATTAAAATGGGCGACAAGGCAATCGATATCTTGCTAcctaatatttttctgtatatgCATTGGACGAAGGAACATGTTCTACTCTTTTTCCCTAATCATATGTTAGAATTTACTTGTGGAATATGCACACTCGATCATCCCAACGTCGACAGATTGTAtgaaaaactttaa